From a single Pasteurella atlantica genomic region:
- a CDS encoding IS630 transposase-related protein, which produces MSYSLDFRRKVFEIKAKKGLTFEETSQYFNIGIRTLFRWKKKIEPCTTRNKPATKIDMDALLKDVELYPDAYQYERAERFGVTQRAIGFALKRLGISYKKNTKTSQSKRRCSYQISGKNE; this is translated from the coding sequence ATGAGCTATTCATTAGATTTCCGCCGAAAAGTATTTGAAATAAAGGCGAAGAAAGGTTTAACCTTTGAAGAAACAAGTCAATATTTTAATATTGGTATCAGAACGTTGTTCCGTTGGAAAAAGAAAATTGAGCCTTGTACAACTCGTAATAAGCCTGCAACAAAGATTGATATGGACGCATTACTCAAAGATGTTGAGTTATATCCTGATGCTTATCAGTATGAAAGAGCGGAACGTTTTGGTGTAACTCAAAGGGCAATTGGTTTTGCCCTTAAACGATTGGGTATTAGCTATAAAAAAAACACTAAAACATCCCAAAGCAAACGAAGATGCTCGTATCAAATTTCAGGAAAAAATGAATGA
- a CDS encoding IS630 family transposase, whose protein sequence is MPLNDWVLAIKKTLKHPKANEDARIKFQEKMNDFSKQGKTIIYLDESGFAKDMPRTHGYCRKGQRCYGHQDWHAKGRINVIGAIIGFTFLTVSLFEGNINSDTFYAWLKQDLLPKVKPDSVLVMDNATFHKRQDMITAIQDKGIILEFLPPYSPDLNPIEKKWAQAKSIRKKLRCDDIDFLFQEYFNYVKL, encoded by the coding sequence TTGCCCTTAAACGATTGGGTATTAGCTATAAAAAAAACACTAAAACATCCCAAAGCAAACGAAGATGCTCGTATCAAATTTCAGGAAAAAATGAATGATTTTTCTAAGCAAGGAAAAACAATTATTTACTTAGATGAAAGTGGCTTTGCAAAAGATATGCCTAGAACACATGGCTATTGTAGGAAAGGACAGCGATGTTATGGACATCAAGATTGGCATGCAAAAGGGCGAATTAATGTGATTGGTGCAATTATAGGTTTTACTTTTCTAACGGTATCCTTATTTGAAGGCAATATTAATTCAGACACGTTTTATGCTTGGCTAAAACAGGATTTATTACCTAAAGTGAAACCTGATTCTGTTTTAGTGATGGATAATGCGACGTTTCATAAACGTCAGGATATGATAACAGCTATCCAAGATAAAGGTATAATTTTAGAATTTCTTCCACCTTATAGTCCTGACTTGAATCCCATTGAAAAAAAGTGGGCTCAAGCCAAGTCTATTAGGAAGAAGTTAAGATGTGATGATATTGACTTTTTATTTCAGGAATATTTTAACTATGTCAAATTATAA
- a CDS encoding Txe/YoeB family addiction module toxin produces MYQLKVTDKFNADLDKIEKTNKKLLRKIDNLLIDTKQNPRTGIGKPERLKYYSTREIYSRRIDREHRLVYEILEDKTIVILLTAFGHYSSNSKYIAKIV; encoded by the coding sequence ATGTATCAGCTAAAAGTAACGGATAAATTTAATGCTGATTTAGATAAAATAGAAAAAACCAATAAGAAATTACTACGAAAAATAGATAATTTACTTATTGATACAAAACAAAATCCACGTACAGGCATAGGAAAGCCCGAACGTTTAAAATACTATAGTACTCGTGAAATATATTCTCGCAGGATTGACCGAGAACACCGACTTGTTTACGAAATTTTAGAAGATAAAACTATTGTGATTTTACTGACAGCATTTGGGCATTACAGTAGCAATTCTAAATATATAGCAAAGATAGTATAA
- a CDS encoding helix-turn-helix domain-containing protein, protein MDNLLTQIKNRRLQLNLRQKDMLLRAGITRQQYQRLESKGNPRLDTLELIAEGLECELMLISNEKLPLVKAILNNEADIPSSQQKMDDVINNPWKNLLGEDE, encoded by the coding sequence ATGGATAATCTATTAACACAAATCAAAAATCGTCGTCTTCAACTAAATTTACGACAAAAAGATATGCTTTTACGTGCAGGGATTACACGACAACAATATCAACGTTTAGAATCAAAAGGTAATCCTCGCTTAGATACTCTAGAACTGATTGCAGAAGGATTAGAATGTGAATTGATGTTAATTTCTAACGAAAAATTACCTTTAGTAAAAGCAATTTTAAATAATGAAGCAGACATCCCATCTTCTCAACAAAAAATGGATGATGTTATTAACAACCCTTGGAAAAATTTATTAGGAGAGGATGAATGA
- a CDS encoding type II toxin-antitoxin system HipA family toxin produces MNKIIGFLKLSLHNQLVGYLIGFQSGKNILIFDPVFYHNEQRPTLSLITHPNFPNASKLLSTQWKQHQRLHPLFSNLLPEGALRSLISHSLKIHLDNEFMLFSHLGQDLPGALIATPLHPDEVPPYILSQCEHCQISPTMDTTLEKRFSLAGVQMKFSMQEINGRYTVTHSGKQGGDWIIKTPSIQHQAVPQNEYSTMKLATLTGIDIPEVRLIQLGKLNNLPSINLPDEEFAYMIKRFDRNNDKRIHSEDFAQILVKYPHEKYQGANYEQIGRVLYQYSGNGLADVQQFARRLLVNILLANGDAHLKNWSLLYDNKYTPRLSPAYDIVMTRAYIENEKSFALNLGRTKYWYDVNFSHFEYWSKKADIPWRAIKPHLIDTLDKARIQWHTALKELPMLDSHKQILQQHWKSLHKDFSIIK; encoded by the coding sequence ATGAATAAGATCATCGGTTTTTTAAAATTATCACTGCATAATCAATTGGTTGGTTATTTAATCGGTTTTCAAAGTGGTAAAAATATACTGATATTCGATCCTGTATTTTATCACAATGAGCAACGTCCTACTCTCAGTTTAATTACCCATCCCAATTTTCCTAATGCAAGTAAGTTACTTTCGACACAATGGAAACAACATCAAAGATTGCATCCATTGTTTTCGAATTTATTACCAGAAGGAGCATTGCGTAGTTTAATTTCTCATTCGCTAAAAATTCATCTAGATAATGAGTTTATGCTATTCTCCCACTTGGGTCAGGATTTACCCGGAGCATTAATTGCAACACCATTACATCCTGATGAAGTCCCGCCTTATATCCTTTCTCAATGTGAGCATTGCCAAATTTCACCAACTATGGATACAACATTAGAGAAACGTTTTTCCCTCGCTGGTGTACAGATGAAATTTTCTATGCAAGAGATTAACGGTCGATATACTGTTACTCACTCAGGTAAGCAAGGTGGTGATTGGATTATAAAAACGCCCTCAATACAACATCAGGCTGTTCCACAAAATGAATATTCAACGATGAAATTAGCCACCTTAACTGGTATAGATATTCCAGAGGTTCGCCTTATTCAACTCGGAAAACTTAATAATTTACCCTCAATTAATTTACCTGATGAAGAATTTGCTTATATGATTAAACGTTTTGATAGGAATAATGACAAGCGTATTCACAGTGAAGATTTTGCTCAAATTCTCGTTAAATACCCACACGAAAAATATCAGGGAGCCAATTATGAACAAATTGGCAGAGTACTCTATCAGTATTCAGGTAATGGTTTAGCGGATGTGCAGCAATTTGCACGGCGTTTGTTAGTGAATATTTTATTAGCGAATGGTGATGCTCATTTAAAGAACTGGAGTTTACTGTATGATAATAAATATACGCCGAGACTATCTCCTGCTTACGATATTGTGATGACAAGAGCCTATATAGAGAATGAAAAAAGTTTTGCACTTAATTTGGGTAGGACTAAATACTGGTATGATGTAAATTTCTCTCATTTTGAATATTGGTCAAAAAAAGCAGATATTCCTTGGCGAGCAATCAAACCTCATTTGATAGATACATTAGATAAAGCGCGTATACAGTGGCATACAGCATTAAAAGAGTTACCAATGCTTGACTCTCATAAACAAATATTACAACAACATTGGAAAAGCTTGCACAAGGATTTTTCTATCATAAAATAA
- a CDS encoding IS256 family transposase, whose amino-acid sequence MKKANLTNQIDALLEQLDSQEDIANATQLLHKRFFEKSLNTELDAHLGYQKNGTRKGSNARNGVTTKTVYSEEGKFSIDTPRDREGTFEPEIIKKRQTRVPTLDSKIIYLYSQGMSTREITETVSDLYGTEVSPTLVSRVTDALLDDVIEWQSRPLDDVYPIVYLDCIVVKVRQDKRVINKAIYLALGINMQGQKELLGLWMSENEGAKFWLGVLTELQNRGVKDILIACIDGLTGFPDAINTVYPKTKIQLCIVHMVRNSMKYVPYKDYKAVARDLKKIYQSVTEDEALQELENFANTYDDKYPQISRSWYKHWDKLNTLFNYPEDIRKAIYTTNAIESVNSVIRKVINKRKLFPTDDSAKKVVYLAIQNASKKWTMPIRDWKLALNKFMIEFDDRLADYL is encoded by the coding sequence ATGAAAAAAGCAAATTTAACCAACCAAATCGATGCACTACTTGAGCAACTAGATTCACAAGAAGATATCGCAAATGCAACTCAGCTATTGCATAAACGTTTCTTTGAGAAATCACTCAATACTGAATTAGATGCACATCTAGGCTATCAAAAGAATGGTACTCGTAAAGGAAGTAACGCTAGAAATGGCGTTACAACCAAAACAGTATATTCTGAAGAGGGTAAGTTTTCTATCGATACTCCACGTGATAGAGAGGGAACTTTTGAGCCTGAAATCATTAAAAAACGACAAACTAGAGTACCGACACTAGACTCAAAAATTATCTATTTATATTCACAAGGAATGAGTACCCGTGAAATCACTGAAACCGTGTCAGACCTGTATGGGACTGAAGTCTCACCTACACTGGTATCACGTGTGACAGATGCACTATTAGATGATGTTATAGAGTGGCAATCTCGCCCGCTTGATGATGTCTATCCTATTGTTTATTTGGACTGCATCGTTGTTAAAGTCCGTCAAGATAAACGTGTGATTAATAAGGCAATTTACCTTGCCTTAGGCATTAATATGCAAGGACAAAAGGAGCTTTTAGGCTTGTGGATGTCTGAAAATGAAGGGGCTAAATTTTGGTTAGGGGTGCTGACTGAATTACAAAATCGAGGCGTGAAGGATATTCTTATTGCTTGTATAGATGGTTTAACGGGCTTTCCTGATGCGATAAATACCGTTTATCCAAAAACCAAAATCCAGCTTTGTATTGTTCATATGGTGCGTAATTCTATGAAATATGTGCCTTATAAGGATTATAAAGCAGTTGCTCGAGATTTAAAGAAAATTTATCAATCTGTGACAGAAGATGAAGCCTTGCAGGAATTAGAGAATTTTGCGAATACTTATGATGATAAATATCCGCAAATATCACGGTCTTGGTATAAACACTGGGATAAGCTGAATACCTTGTTTAACTACCCTGAAGATATAAGAAAAGCCATTTATACGACGAATGCTATTGAGTCTGTAAATAGTGTTATTCGCAAAGTCATCAATAAGAGAAAATTATTCCCAACGGATGACTCTGCGAAAAAAGTCGTTTATCTGGCTATTCAAAATGCCTCTAAAAAATGGACAATGCCAATTAGGGACTGGAAATTAGCACTCAATAAGTTTATGATTGAGTTTGATGATCGCTTAGCTGATTATCTTTAA
- a CDS encoding type II toxin-antitoxin system RelE family toxin: MSYSLKFLPIALKEWKKTPPNIQAQFKQKLRERLENPHVPSAKLSGYRAVYKIKLRTVGYRLVYEVIDNELVVYVLAVGRRDKNAVYQNLKSRVD, translated from the coding sequence ATGAGCTATAGTTTAAAGTTTTTACCAATTGCATTAAAAGAATGGAAAAAGACGCCTCCCAATATTCAAGCACAATTTAAACAAAAATTACGGGAACGTCTTGAAAATCCACATGTTCCATCCGCAAAGTTAAGTGGTTATCGTGCAGTTTATAAGATTAAACTGAGAACGGTGGGCTATCGTCTTGTTTATGAAGTAATTGATAATGAGCTTGTTGTTTATGTTTTAGCTGTTGGACGACGAGATAAAAATGCGGTGTATCAGAATTTAAAATCAAGGGTTGATTAG
- a CDS encoding type II toxin-antitoxin system prevent-host-death family antitoxin: MMKVLAENSASISELKKNPTALLNEAEGTAIAILNHNKPTAYLVPTEMYEFLMDIFDEYELSQIVDKRRAELSTAITVDIDEL, from the coding sequence ATGATGAAAGTATTAGCTGAAAATTCAGCCAGCATTTCTGAATTAAAAAAGAATCCTACCGCTTTATTAAATGAAGCGGAAGGTACCGCAATTGCAATTTTAAATCACAATAAACCGACAGCTTATTTGGTGCCTACTGAAATGTATGAGTTTTTAATGGATATTTTTGATGAGTATGAATTATCTCAGATAGTAGATAAACGTAGAGCAGAATTATCCACTGCGATAACGGTAGATATTGATGAGCTATAG